One window of Tachysurus vachellii isolate PV-2020 chromosome 21, HZAU_Pvac_v1, whole genome shotgun sequence genomic DNA carries:
- the LOC132864000 gene encoding hemoglobin subunit beta-like — MVEWTDFERATIQDIFSKIDYKTVGHQALARCLVVYPWTQRYFASFGNLYNAAAIVGNPRVAAHGLTVMQGLEKAAKNMDDIKGTYAELSVLHSEQLHVDPENFRLLADSITIVVASVLGASFTAEVQAALHKFLAVVVSALGKQYN; from the exons ATGGTTGAGTGGACAGATTTCGAGCGCGCTACCATCCAGGACATCTTTTCCAAGATCGATTACAAGACTGTCGGTCACCAGGCGCTGGCAAG GTGTCTGGTCGTGTACCCATGGACCCAGAGGTATTTCGCTAGCTTTGGAAACTTGTATAACGCCGCTGCCATCGTGGGAAATCCCAGGGTTGCTGCTCACGGCTTGACGGTAATGCAAGGGCTGGAGAAAGCGGCCAAGAACATGGACGACATTAAGGGCACTTACGCCGAGTTGAGTGTGCTGCACTCTGAACAACTACACGTGGATCCCGAAAACTTCAGG CTGTTGGCTGACAGCATTACCATTGTAGTCGCCTCTGTCCTGGGTGCTAGTTTCACAGCTGAAGTGCAGGCAGCTCTGCACAAGTTCCTGGCTGTCGTTGTCTCCGCACTCGGAAAACAGTACAACTAA
- the LOC132837633 gene encoding uncharacterized protein LOC132837633: MKVALTVTESQLEDWVNDVKEWADVIHLVVINCNCYSCCNFFSATTTTTTSDVDALASRIEVLVASIKRRSQRLYKDTDGNKGRARIRRKIREEKGILTSVVEKYNIMVPKTETPCLETILPGETAWPWQLPHSDTVDLRTKRKAFDIIMSLRRLQEEQKIVVAEMNQHWKYLSTRAETLRELSCLFASESLKNSQCGLSEEGLKGLQSIIHRKQHKIRDMRVLLPACFVWS; this comes from the exons ATGAAGGTCGCACTGACAGTGACAGAGAGCCAATTGGAAGACTGGGTCAATGATGTAAAGGAGTGGGCAGACG TAATACATTTAGTTGtaattaattgtaattgttACTCTTGTTGTAATTTCTTCTCAGCtacaacaacaaccaccacaAGTGATGTTGATGCTTTGGCCAGCAGAATTGAGGTGCTGGTGGCGAGTATCAAGAGGCGTTCCCAGCGTCTCTATAAAGATACAGATGGCAACAAAGGTCGTGCCAGGATCCGCCGCAAGATCAGGGAAGAGAAGGGGATCCTGACATCGGTTGTGGAGAAATACAACATAATGGTTCCAAAAACAGAAACTCCGTGCTTGGAAACCATTTTGCCTGGTGAGACAGCTTGGCCATGGCAGCTACCACACAGTG ACACTGTTGATTTAAGGACAAAAAGAAAGGCATTCGACATCATCATGTCACTAAGGCGACTTCAGGAGGAGCAGAAAATTGTTGTTGCAGAGATGAATCAACATTGGAAATATCTTTCAACTCGTGCAGAGACCCTCCGAGAACTGTCCTGCTTGTTTGCCAGCGAGAGTCTGAAAA attcACAATGTGGCCTAAGTGAAGAAGGTTTAAAAGGTCTGCAGAGCATCATCCACAGAAAGCAACATAAAATCAGAGATATGAGGGTACTGTTACCTGCATGTTTTGTCTGGAGCTGA
- the LOC132864019 gene encoding hemoglobin embryonic subunit alpha-like, with product MSLSTKDKAAVKAFWATISSQTEEIGRQALYRMLTVYPQTKTYFSHWSDLSLDSPQVKKHGKTVVSGVAEAVNKIDDLTNGLLNLSELHAFQLRVDPANFKILSHNLLVVLAILFPTDFTPEVHVSMDKFLAALSLALSEKYR from the exons ATGAGTCTCTCTACCAAAGACAAAGCTGCCGTCAAAGCCTTCTGGGCCACGATCTCCTCACAGACTGAAGAAATCGGTAGACAAGCTCTGTACAG GATGCTGACTGTTTACCCTCAGACCAAAACCTACTTTTCCCATTGGAGTGACTTGAGCCTTGACTCACCCCAAGTGAAGAAGCACGGAAAGACTGTTGTCTCTGGCGTGGCAGAGGCTGTGAACAAAATCGATGACCTGACCAATGGGTTGCTCAACCTAAGCGAGCTGCACGCTTTCCAGCTGCGTGTTGACCCCGCTAACTTCAAG ATCCTCTCCCACAATTTGCTGGTGGTTCTGGCCATCCTGTTCCCCACTGACTTTACTCCTGAGGTGCATGTGTCTATGGATAAGTTTCTCGCTGCTTTGTCCCTGGCTCTCTCTGAGAAGTACAGATAA
- the LOC132863995 gene encoding hemoglobin subunit beta-like has product MVEWTDFERATIQDIFSKIDHKTVGHQALARCLVVYPWTQRYFASFGNLYNAAAIVGNPRVAAHGLTVMQGLEKAAKNMDDIKGTYAELSVLHSEQLHVDPENFRLLADSITIVVASVLGASFTAEVQAALHKFLAVVVSALGKQYN; this is encoded by the exons ATGGTTGAGTGGACAGATTTCGAGCGCGCTACCATCCAGGACATCTTTTCCAAGATCGATCACAAGACTGTCGGTCACCAGGCGCTGGCAAG GTGTCTGGTCGTGTACCCATGGACCCAGAGGTATTTCGCTAGCTTTGGAAACTTGTATAACGCCGCTGCCATCGTGGGAAATCCCAGGGTTGCTGCTCACGGCTTGACGGTAATGCAAGGGCTGGAGAAAGCGGCCAAGAACATGGACGACATTAAGGGCACTTACGCCGAGTTGAGTGTGCTGCACTCTGAACAACTACACGTGGATCCCGAAAACTTCAGG CTGTTGGCTGACAGCATTACCATTGTAGTCGCCTCTGTCCTGGGTGCTAGTTTCACAGCTGAAGTGCAGGCAGCTCTGCACAAGTTCCTGGCTGTCGTTGTCTCCGCACTCGGAAAACAGTACAACTAA